In Aegilops tauschii subsp. strangulata cultivar AL8/78 chromosome 3, Aet v6.0, whole genome shotgun sequence, one genomic interval encodes:
- the LOC109786706 gene encoding uncharacterized protein isoform X2, which translates to MKTYIAAILLVLSLARRLSAAAADADDKVDAVIRLPSHGVAGSGEATAAVKDFGRPSCCDRERCGGTLRVCHCDDMFDRKCPATCAECVSLGPSHHYCGDSYLAGPVPRCTKVDRNGDISGGTPGRSIAPGDGESNKLSRPLDKWTE; encoded by the exons aTGAAGACATACATTGCTGCCATCCTGCTGGTGCTTTCCCTCGCCAGGCGCCTCTCCGCCGCAGCCGCCGACGCCGACGACAAGGTGGACGCCGTTATCCGTCTCCCGAGCCACG GGGTCGCTGGCTCGGGTGAAGCGACGGCGGCCGTGAAGGATTTTGGGCGGCCGAGCTGCTGCGACCGGGAGCGGTGCGGCGGGACCCTGCGGGTGTGTCACTGCGATGATATGTTCGACCGCAAGTGCCCCGCCACCTGCGCGGAGTGCGTGTCCTTGGGCCCATCCCACCACTACTGCGGCGACAGTTACCTTGCTGGCCCCGTGCCCAGGTGCACCAAGGTTGACCGCAACGGCGACATCTCCGGCGGTACGCCCGGCCGCAGCATTGCACCAGGTGATGGTGAGTCCAATAAATTGAGCCGGCCGTTGGACAAGTGGACAGAGTGA
- the LOC109786706 gene encoding uncharacterized protein isoform X1, with amino-acid sequence MKTYIAAILLVLSLARRLSAAAADADDKVDAVIRLPSHGPGVAGSGEATAAVKDFGRPSCCDRERCGGTLRVCHCDDMFDRKCPATCAECVSLGPSHHYCGDSYLAGPVPRCTKVDRNGDISGGTPGRSIAPGDGESNKLSRPLDKWTE; translated from the exons aTGAAGACATACATTGCTGCCATCCTGCTGGTGCTTTCCCTCGCCAGGCGCCTCTCCGCCGCAGCCGCCGACGCCGACGACAAGGTGGACGCCGTTATCCGTCTCCCGAGCCACG GTCCAGGGGTCGCTGGCTCGGGTGAAGCGACGGCGGCCGTGAAGGATTTTGGGCGGCCGAGCTGCTGCGACCGGGAGCGGTGCGGCGGGACCCTGCGGGTGTGTCACTGCGATGATATGTTCGACCGCAAGTGCCCCGCCACCTGCGCGGAGTGCGTGTCCTTGGGCCCATCCCACCACTACTGCGGCGACAGTTACCTTGCTGGCCCCGTGCCCAGGTGCACCAAGGTTGACCGCAACGGCGACATCTCCGGCGGTACGCCCGGCCGCAGCATTGCACCAGGTGATGGTGAGTCCAATAAATTGAGCCGGCCGTTGGACAAGTGGACAGAGTGA